The following are from one region of the Novosphingobium humi genome:
- a CDS encoding Smr/MutS family protein — protein sequence MRAPFSLRGGRRLTPEEEDLWRRVADTIEPLEPRRKVEPTIPPPPVAEAPLPPPKRIKGRVPPPLPPPAPPPAPARPLDRHGLDGGWDKRLGKGQVAPDFTLDLHGANLEGAYQRLEHGLALALAQGARVVLLITGRARPAPGPMDRGSHRGVIRAKFLDWLVHGAHASRIAAVRAAHPRHGGAGAVYIILKRGK from the coding sequence ATGAGGGCGCCGTTCTCCCTGCGTGGCGGGCGCAGGCTGACGCCGGAAGAAGAGGATCTGTGGCGCCGGGTGGCCGATACGATCGAGCCGCTGGAGCCGCGCCGCAAGGTCGAGCCGACGATACCGCCGCCACCCGTGGCCGAGGCTCCCTTGCCGCCGCCCAAGCGCATCAAGGGCCGCGTCCCGCCGCCTTTGCCACCGCCCGCGCCGCCACCGGCACCCGCCCGCCCTCTGGACCGGCACGGTCTGGACGGCGGATGGGACAAAAGGCTGGGCAAGGGGCAGGTCGCGCCCGATTTCACGCTCGACCTGCATGGCGCCAACCTTGAGGGGGCCTATCAGCGGCTCGAACACGGGCTGGCGCTGGCGCTGGCGCAGGGCGCGCGGGTGGTGTTGCTGATCACGGGGCGGGCGCGTCCGGCGCCGGGGCCAATGGATCGCGGATCGCATCGCGGGGTGATCCGAGCCAAGTTTCTCGACTGGCTGGTGCATGGCGCGCATGCTTCGCGCATTGCCGCCGTGCGTGCCGCGCATCCCCGGCATGGGGGCGCGGGGGCGGTGTATATTATTTTGAAGCGGGGGAAGTAG
- the ahpF gene encoding alkyl hydroperoxide reductase subunit F — protein MLDANLSAQLKQYLAMLREPIELVASLGDDAKSAQTRELIEAIAALSDKVSARFDGTNARVPSFTISPVANAHNRVRFAGLPMGHEFTSLVLALLWAGGHPPKVSQEVLDQVTSLTSTHNFEMYFSLTCHNCPDVVQALTLIALKNPRFSATLIEGGTYQAEVDERGVMAVPAVFKDGAMWLSGKKTLEEIVADLDEGAEAKAAEAVNAKEPFEVLVVGGGPAGAASAIYTARKGIRTGVAAQRFGGQVLDTLGIENFISVSHTEGPKLAAALESHVKDYDVDIMNLATAQKLIPATREGGYHQIELANGGVLKARSIVLSTGARWRNMNVPGEKDYANKGVAYCPHCDGPLFKGKRVAVIGGGNSGVEAAIDLAGIVAHVTLIEFDSAMRADAVLQDKLRSLPNVDVITSALTTEVLGDGAKVTGLTYKDRNTDALHTVELEGIFVQIGLVPNTEWLKGALALSPRGEIEIDAKGATSVPGVFAAGDCTTVPYKQIVIAMGAGATAGLSAFDYLIRTPAPVLEGVA, from the coding sequence ATGCTCGACGCCAACCTGTCCGCCCAACTCAAACAATATCTCGCCATGCTGCGTGAACCGATTGAGCTTGTCGCCAGCCTTGGCGACGATGCGAAATCGGCTCAGACCCGCGAATTGATCGAGGCCATCGCCGCGCTGTCCGACAAGGTTTCGGCGCGCTTCGATGGAACCAATGCGCGCGTCCCTTCTTTCACCATCAGCCCCGTTGCGAATGCGCATAATCGCGTGCGCTTTGCCGGCCTGCCGATGGGGCATGAATTTACTTCGCTGGTCCTGGCATTGCTCTGGGCCGGCGGCCACCCGCCCAAGGTGTCGCAAGAGGTGCTGGATCAGGTAACAAGCCTGACCAGCACCCATAATTTCGAGATGTATTTCTCGCTGACCTGCCACAATTGCCCCGATGTGGTTCAGGCGCTGACGTTGATCGCGCTCAAGAACCCGCGCTTCTCCGCCACCCTGATCGAGGGCGGCACCTATCAGGCCGAAGTCGATGAGCGCGGCGTGATGGCTGTGCCCGCCGTGTTCAAGGATGGTGCGATGTGGCTGTCGGGCAAGAAGACGCTGGAAGAAATCGTCGCCGATCTGGACGAAGGCGCCGAGGCCAAGGCCGCCGAAGCGGTCAACGCCAAAGAGCCGTTCGAAGTGCTGGTTGTCGGCGGCGGCCCCGCAGGCGCTGCCTCGGCCATCTATACCGCCCGCAAGGGCATCCGCACGGGCGTTGCGGCTCAGCGTTTCGGCGGGCAAGTGCTCGACACGCTGGGCATCGAGAATTTCATCTCGGTTTCGCACACCGAAGGCCCGAAACTGGCCGCCGCGCTGGAAAGCCATGTGAAGGACTATGATGTCGACATCATGAACCTTGCCACCGCGCAAAAGCTGATCCCCGCGACGCGCGAAGGCGGCTATCACCAGATCGAGCTGGCCAATGGCGGTGTGCTCAAGGCGCGGTCCATCGTGCTGTCCACCGGCGCGCGCTGGCGCAACATGAATGTGCCGGGCGAAAAGGACTATGCCAACAAGGGCGTGGCCTATTGCCCGCACTGCGACGGCCCGCTGTTCAAGGGCAAGCGCGTGGCGGTGATCGGCGGCGGCAATTCGGGCGTCGAGGCGGCCATCGACCTCGCTGGCATCGTCGCCCATGTCACGCTGATCGAATTCGACAGCGCAATGCGCGCCGATGCCGTGCTTCAGGACAAGCTGCGTTCGCTGCCCAACGTGGACGTAATCACCAGCGCGCTGACCACCGAAGTGCTGGGCGATGGCGCCAAGGTGACGGGCCTGACCTATAAAGACCGTAATACCGATGCGCTCCACACGGTTGAGCTCGAAGGCATCTTTGTCCAGATCGGCCTCGTGCCCAACACCGAATGGCTCAAGGGGGCCCTCGCCCTAAGCCCGCGCGGTGAAATCGAGATCGATGCCAAGGGCGCGACAAGCGTGCCAGGCGTCTTCGCGGCGGGCGATTGCACCACCGTGCCCTATAAGCAGATCGTCATCGCCATGGGCGCGGGGGCGACGGCGGGGCTGTCGGCGTTTGACTATCTGATCCGCACGCCGGCGCCGGTGTTGGAAGGGGTGGCCTAA
- the ahpC gene encoding alkyl hydroperoxide reductase subunit C — MSLIGYSIQPFTATAYKAGAFVDVTDADIKGKWSVFFFYPADFTFVCPTELEDLQNEYANLKAMGVEVYGVSTDTHFSHKAWADTSPAIGKIEYFLVGDQNHDLTKQFNNLREGVGLADRGTFVTDPEGVVQLVEVTPEGVGRNAAELVRKIKAAKYWQEHPGQVCPAKWEEGAETLAPSIDLVGKI; from the coding sequence ATGTCGCTTATCGGTTATTCGATCCAGCCCTTCACCGCCACCGCCTACAAGGCCGGCGCTTTCGTCGACGTGACCGACGCCGACATCAAGGGCAAGTGGTCGGTATTCTTCTTCTATCCGGCCGACTTCACCTTTGTGTGCCCGACCGAACTGGAAGACCTCCAGAACGAATATGCCAACCTCAAGGCCATGGGCGTTGAAGTTTATGGCGTGTCGACCGACACCCACTTCAGCCACAAGGCATGGGCCGACACCTCGCCCGCCATCGGCAAGATCGAATATTTCCTGGTCGGCGACCAGAACCATGACCTGACCAAGCAGTTCAACAACCTGCGCGAAGGCGTGGGCCTGGCCGATCGCGGCACCTTCGTGACCGATCCCGAAGGCGTGGTGCAGCTCGTCGAAGTGACCCCCGAAGGCGTGGGCCGCAACGCTGCCGAACTGGTGCGCAAGATCAAGGCCGCCAAGTACTGGCAGGAACACCCCGGTCAGGTTTGCCCCGCCAAGTGGGAAGAAGGCGCCGAAACGCTGGCTCCCTCGATCGATCTGGTCGGCAAGATCTGA
- the aroC gene encoding chorismate synthase produces MSWNTFGRLFRFTTWGESHGPALGAVVDGCPPGLEISEEMIQPFLDARRPGQSKFTTQRNEADLVKILSGVFEGKTTGTPISLMIENTDQRSKDYSEVAKSYRPGHADYAYDAKYGFRDYRGGGRSSARETAARVAAGGVARLVIPEVRIVGYVSQIGDDRIDMANFDEAQIRANPFFCPDAQAAKRWEAIVDQARLDGSSIGAVVECVAYGVPAGWGAPLYAKLDSELAAAMMSINAVKGVEIGDGFAAATLRGEQNADPMRPGPDGRPVFEANHAGGIAGGISTGQPVVVRVAFKPTSSILIPVPTIDREGEAAEIRTKGRHDPCVGIRGVPVVEAMMALVLADQKLIDRGQVSRPRA; encoded by the coding sequence ATGAGCTGGAACACTTTTGGCCGCCTTTTTCGATTCACCACCTGGGGCGAAAGCCACGGGCCCGCGCTGGGCGCGGTTGTTGACGGCTGCCCTCCGGGGCTGGAGATCAGCGAGGAGATGATCCAGCCCTTCCTCGACGCGCGCCGTCCGGGGCAGAGCAAGTTCACCACCCAGCGCAACGAGGCCGATCTGGTGAAGATCCTCTCGGGCGTGTTCGAGGGCAAGACCACCGGCACCCCGATCAGCCTGATGATCGAGAACACCGATCAGCGGTCGAAGGATTATTCCGAGGTCGCCAAATCCTATCGCCCCGGTCATGCCGATTATGCCTATGATGCCAAATATGGTTTCCGCGACTATCGCGGCGGCGGGCGATCATCGGCGCGCGAAACGGCCGCGCGCGTGGCGGCGGGCGGCGTGGCGCGTCTGGTGATCCCCGAAGTGCGGATCGTAGGCTATGTCAGCCAGATCGGCGATGACCGCATCGACATGGCCAATTTCGACGAGGCGCAGATCCGCGCCAACCCCTTCTTCTGCCCCGATGCGCAGGCGGCCAAGCGCTGGGAAGCGATCGTCGATCAGGCGCGGCTCGATGGCTCGTCGATCGGCGCGGTGGTCGAATGCGTGGCCTATGGCGTTCCTGCCGGTTGGGGCGCGCCGCTCTATGCCAAGCTCGATTCCGAACTGGCCGCCGCGATGATGAGCATCAACGCGGTCAAGGGCGTGGAAATCGGCGATGGCTTTGCCGCCGCCACCCTGCGCGGCGAGCAGAACGCCGACCCGATGCGCCCCGGCCCCGATGGGCGGCCGGTGTTTGAAGCCAACCATGCCGGCGGCATCGCGGGCGGCATTTCCACCGGCCAGCCGGTGGTGGTGCGCGTGGCCTTCAAGCCGACCAGTTCGATCCTGATCCCGGTGCCGACCATTGACCGCGAGGGCGAGGCGGCGGAAATCCGCACCAAGGGCCGCCATGACCCTTGCGTCGGCATTCGCGGCGTGCCCGTGGTCGAGGCGATGATGGCGCTGGTTCTGGCCGATCAGAAACTGATCGACCGTGGACAGGTTTCCCGCCCCCGCGCTTGA
- a CDS encoding antibiotic biosynthesis monooxygenase family protein — protein MYMNVFRSRKRADYDAAAYAADAARMGQLAQAQPGFLDYKSFAAPDGETVTISVWESVEAARAWARHPEHRAVQARGREAYYAEYTVYSCDGAVERRFP, from the coding sequence ATGTATATGAACGTGTTCCGCAGCCGCAAACGGGCTGATTACGATGCCGCCGCCTATGCCGCCGATGCCGCGCGCATGGGCCAACTGGCGCAGGCGCAGCCCGGCTTTCTCGATTACAAAAGCTTTGCCGCCCCCGATGGCGAGACAGTGACGATCTCGGTCTGGGAAAGCGTCGAGGCCGCCCGCGCCTGGGCCCGCCACCCGGAACACCGCGCGGTGCAGGCGCGGGGGCGCGAGGCATATTATGCCGAATACACGGTCTATTCCTGCGACGGGGCGGTCGAGCGGCGGTTTCCGTGA
- a CDS encoding arsenate reductase, producing MTITLYGIPNCDTVKKARNWLEGNGISYAFHDYKKAGADKEKLTNWIIEAGLDKILNRAGTTFKKLPEEIRAMVDENLAVSLMVENPSMIKRPIVEYKGGLLVGFKASEWETALR from the coding sequence ATGACCATCACCCTCTACGGTATCCCCAATTGCGATACCGTCAAAAAAGCGCGCAACTGGCTGGAGGGCAATGGGATCAGCTATGCTTTCCATGACTACAAGAAGGCAGGCGCGGACAAGGAAAAGCTGACTAACTGGATCATCGAGGCCGGGCTGGACAAGATCCTGAACCGCGCGGGCACGACGTTCAAAAAGCTGCCCGAGGAAATCCGCGCGATGGTCGATGAAAATCTGGCCGTCTCGCTGATGGTTGAGAACCCTTCGATGATCAAGCGGCCCATCGTGGAATACAAGGGCGGCCTGCTGGTGGGCTTCAAGGCCAGCGAGTGGGAAACCGCCCTGCGGTAA
- the pnuC gene encoding nicotinamide riboside transporter PnuC: protein MDESWYSTLEWVAAALGLVNIALLVRRSIWNYAFGMAMVAIYVFVFLEKRLYAESGLQVFFFCAQGWGWWLWAKSRRAPSKGERDEVPVGWLSPFSRIVWALVTAALSLNLGWALARFTNAAMPFADSAVTGASVAAQILLGLRRTENWVLWIAIDVASVALYINRGLYPTAALYVGFLVLSVLGLREWMKAGRA from the coding sequence ATGGACGAGAGCTGGTATTCAACCCTTGAATGGGTGGCCGCCGCGCTGGGGCTGGTCAATATCGCGCTGCTCGTCCGGCGCTCGATCTGGAACTATGCCTTCGGCATGGCGATGGTGGCGATCTACGTCTTTGTTTTCCTTGAAAAGCGCCTCTACGCCGAAAGCGGGCTTCAGGTGTTTTTCTTCTGTGCGCAGGGCTGGGGCTGGTGGCTCTGGGCCAAAAGCAGGCGGGCGCCCAGCAAGGGGGAGAGGGACGAGGTGCCGGTCGGCTGGCTCAGCCCGTTCAGCCGCATCGTCTGGGCGCTGGTCACGGCCGCGCTCAGCCTCAACCTCGGCTGGGCGCTGGCGCGCTTTACCAATGCGGCCATGCCCTTTGCCGATTCGGCGGTAACCGGCGCCAGCGTTGCCGCACAGATCCTGCTGGGCCTGCGCCGCACGGAAAACTGGGTGCTGTGGATCGCGATCGATGTGGCCTCGGTGGCACTCTACATCAATCGCGGGCTCTATCCCACGGCGGCGCTCTATGTCGGCTTTCTCGTACTCTCGGTGCTGGGCCTGCGCGAATGGATGAAGGCAGGGCGGGCATGA
- a CDS encoding ATP-binding protein — protein sequence MIRVCFHGAESTGKSVLAQRLRTRFGWPWVAEYGREYAETHGTDFTMDDLLAMARGQNEAMLRASEVQPPVLILDTDPLMTAAWAQMLFGHAPDELFAYPKADFYLLFSPDVPWVEDGTRFFGTDEARARFAAVSEEMLVRAGVPYSRIDGGWDERERQVVEAVKAVKVRVPPAG from the coding sequence ATGATCCGCGTCTGTTTCCATGGCGCGGAAAGCACGGGCAAGTCGGTGCTGGCGCAGAGGCTGCGCACCCGGTTCGGCTGGCCATGGGTGGCCGAATATGGCCGCGAATATGCCGAAACGCATGGCACGGATTTTACCATGGACGACCTGCTGGCCATGGCGCGGGGCCAGAACGAGGCGATGCTGCGCGCCAGCGAGGTGCAGCCCCCCGTCCTGATCCTCGACACCGATCCGCTGATGACGGCGGCATGGGCGCAGATGCTCTTCGGCCACGCTCCTGATGAACTCTTCGCCTATCCCAAGGCTGATTTCTACCTCCTCTTCTCGCCCGATGTGCCATGGGTCGAGGATGGCACGCGCTTTTTCGGCACCGACGAGGCGCGGGCGCGTTTCGCCGCCGTTTCGGAGGAGATGCTGGTGCGGGCGGGGGTGCCTTATTCGCGCATCGATGGCGGTTGGGATGAGCGGGAGCGGCAGGTAGTTGAGGCGGTTAAGGCGGTTAAGGTTAGGGTGCCTCCGGCGGGTTAA